The Pseudomonadota bacterium genome includes a window with the following:
- the purM gene encoding phosphoribosylformylglycinamidine cyclo-ligase: MRASKAYREAGVDTEAGAALVDRIKPLAQSTARTGSSPDLGAFGGLFDLAACGYEDPVLVAANDGVGTKLKVAIETGRHDTVGIDLVAMCANDLIVQGAEPLFFLDYFASAHLDVDAAEAVIAGIATGCRQAACALIGGETAEMPGMYAAGDYDLAGFCVGAVERARVLPRNDMRAGDALIGLPSSGFHSNGFSLIRKILNDHGLSYSDGTSFTGELSVGDALLEPTQIYVKPILAALRTTDGIKGLAHVTGGGLVENIPRMLPEALAADLDLSQVKQPPAMDWLSALAGLGNEDRLATFNCGLGMVLAVAHKQSASVIGALSDAGEAPVLVGELVPRTSAPVSFNKLPKSW; the protein is encoded by the coding sequence ATGCGGGCATCAAAAGCCTATCGCGAAGCAGGCGTCGACACTGAGGCAGGCGCGGCGCTTGTTGACCGCATCAAGCCGCTTGCACAATCGACTGCGCGCACCGGTTCATCGCCAGATCTTGGCGCGTTCGGTGGCCTGTTCGATTTGGCGGCTTGCGGCTACGAAGATCCTGTTTTGGTCGCTGCTAACGATGGCGTCGGCACAAAACTCAAGGTGGCGATAGAAACCGGTAGGCATGACACGGTCGGAATCGATCTGGTGGCAATGTGCGCCAACGACCTTATCGTGCAAGGCGCTGAGCCGCTGTTCTTTCTCGATTATTTCGCGTCAGCCCATCTCGATGTCGACGCGGCAGAAGCTGTTATTGCCGGGATCGCCACGGGCTGCAGACAAGCGGCGTGCGCCCTGATTGGTGGCGAGACAGCGGAGATGCCCGGGATGTATGCCGCAGGAGACTATGATCTTGCAGGTTTCTGCGTTGGTGCCGTTGAACGAGCGCGTGTTCTGCCACGTAACGACATGCGGGCCGGTGACGCTCTCATTGGACTGCCATCTTCGGGCTTCCACTCAAACGGCTTTTCACTCATCCGAAAAATTCTGAACGACCATGGGCTGTCTTACAGTGATGGTACGTCGTTTACGGGCGAGCTGTCCGTCGGCGATGCACTGCTTGAGCCGACGCAAATTTATGTGAAACCGATACTCGCAGCACTGCGCACAACCGATGGTATCAAAGGGTTGGCGCACGTTACCGGTGGTGGCCTTGTCGAAAACATACCAAGGATGCTTCCAGAAGCGCTCGCGGCGGACCTCGATCTTTCCCAGGTGAAACAGCCTCCAGCAATGGATTGGCTATCAGCCTTAGCTGGCCTTGGAAATGAGGACCGGCTAGCGACCTTCAATTGCGGGCTTGGTATGGTACTCGCCGTGGCGCATAAGCAGAGCGCTTCGGTGATCGGTGCCCTCAGTGACGCTGGCGAAGCACCGGTTTTGGTTGGTGAGCTGGTGCCTCGGACGTCGGCTCCCGTCAGCTTCAACAAGCTGCCAAAAAGCTGGTGA
- the purN gene encoding phosphoribosylglycinamide formyltransferase, which produces MRTAILISGRGSNMQALLDAASQPAFPAEIVLVGSNRPNAAGLQIAKHHGVETIAVDHKRFRKDREAFERALDQELRTARVELVCLAGFMRILTPWFTGQWSDRLINIHPSLLPAFKGLDTHQQALDAGVSEHGCTVHFVRPEMDTGPIIDQARVPVIVGDDAESLAARVLEQEHRLYPHVLGELARGLPNGTVRVDGERVIGVTPLT; this is translated from the coding sequence ATGCGCACAGCAATTCTCATTTCTGGTCGTGGGTCGAACATGCAAGCCCTGCTCGACGCCGCTTCCCAGCCTGCATTTCCCGCTGAGATTGTTTTGGTCGGCTCCAACCGCCCGAACGCAGCCGGTCTGCAAATCGCAAAACACCATGGGGTCGAGACCATAGCGGTCGATCACAAAAGGTTTAGAAAAGACCGAGAAGCCTTTGAGCGTGCGCTCGATCAGGAGCTTCGAACAGCGCGCGTCGAGTTGGTCTGCCTGGCCGGCTTCATGCGCATACTCACACCTTGGTTCACGGGGCAATGGTCCGACCGACTGATCAACATTCATCCCTCTCTGCTGCCGGCTTTCAAGGGCCTCGATACCCACCAACAGGCTCTCGATGCGGGCGTTTCCGAGCATGGCTGCACGGTCCACTTTGTGCGACCAGAGATGGATACCGGGCCCATAATTGATCAGGCCCGCGTTCCAGTTATCGTTGGTGATGATGCGGAAAGCTTGGCTGCGCGGGTGCTTGAACAGGAGCACCGTCTTTATCCCCACGTCCTTGGTGAGCTTGCGCGTGGGCTTCCCAACGGAACAGTTCGCGTGGATGGTGAGCGGGTGATCGGCGTCACCCCCCTCACCTGA
- a CDS encoding YHYH protein yields the protein MHTPQSHEASSDTSRDAIPGWKRLTLAAMVLVLLAGTAIPTTSFAHSGHDEEVAATGQALVEEHQSVLDLLLEELAIGGATAAASFSITANGSVRTITADGLPDHQTGSFPNQGNPHSIEPQSYRFEMPVEPVATSTTTSTDEYVFGVASNGVIFDPATAEFWNGDRSSGWNYEAFGTQSQDLGLDSSNAHVQPNGAYHYHGIPEALLERLSQGNAPTLLGYAADGFPIYGPLGYADSDDPTSGLVELGSGWELKVGERDSGPGGAYDGTFTADWTFAGTGDLDACNGRTGVTAEYPEGTYYYVITDEFPYVPRCFVGTPDDSFMKQSVRGSVQPRQRPGERRADGRRPPRPNHDGRPGFRRPPPPRG from the coding sequence ATGCACACCCCACAATCCCACGAAGCTTCAAGTGACACATCAAGAGATGCCATTCCGGGATGGAAGCGTCTGACCCTGGCCGCAATGGTCCTCGTTCTTCTCGCTGGCACGGCGATACCTACGACCTCCTTCGCCCATTCTGGCCACGATGAGGAAGTTGCTGCAACAGGCCAGGCACTCGTCGAGGAGCATCAAAGTGTCCTCGATCTGCTGCTTGAAGAGCTGGCGATCGGCGGTGCTACGGCTGCGGCGAGCTTCAGCATCACGGCAAATGGAAGCGTTCGGACAATTACCGCCGACGGCCTACCCGACCACCAGACAGGTTCGTTTCCCAACCAAGGCAATCCCCACAGTATCGAGCCCCAAAGCTACCGTTTCGAAATGCCCGTGGAGCCTGTCGCGACGTCCACAACGACATCGACCGATGAGTATGTTTTCGGCGTCGCGTCCAACGGCGTGATCTTTGACCCGGCCACGGCGGAGTTCTGGAACGGTGATCGTTCGTCAGGATGGAACTATGAGGCGTTTGGGACGCAGTCTCAGGATCTGGGGCTCGATTCAAGCAACGCCCACGTCCAGCCCAATGGGGCCTATCATTATCACGGTATTCCCGAAGCACTGCTCGAGCGACTGAGCCAAGGTAACGCGCCAACGCTGCTCGGCTATGCCGCCGACGGTTTTCCGATCTATGGACCCTTAGGATACGCAGACTCGGATGATCCAACATCAGGACTGGTGGAGTTGGGCTCCGGCTGGGAGTTGAAGGTCGGGGAACGCGACTCGGGTCCCGGTGGAGCCTATGATGGCACCTTTACTGCCGACTGGACCTTTGCCGGTACAGGGGATCTTGATGCGTGCAATGGACGAACGGGCGTGACCGCCGAGTATCCCGAAGGCACCTATTACTACGTTATCACGGACGAATTTCCCTATGTTCCAAGATGCTTTGTTGGGACACCGGACGACAGCTTCATGAAACAGAGTGTCCGTGGCAGCGTGCAGCCGCGGCAGCGACCGGGAGAGCGTCGTGCCGACGGACGTCGTCCACCCCGTCCAAACCACGATGGCCGTCCAGGGTTTCGTCGCCCGCCGCCACCACGAGGCTGA
- the ndk gene encoding nucleoside-diphosphate kinase, with amino-acid sequence MAIERTFSMIKPDATRRNLTGQITAKLEAAGLRVVASKRVWMSRKDAEGFYAVHRERPFFDELVDFMSSAPTIVQVLEGEDAIAKNREVMGATNPAEADDGTIRKEFALSIGENSVHGSDGPDTAKEEIAYWFSELEIVG; translated from the coding sequence ATGGCCATTGAACGCACTTTTTCCATGATCAAGCCCGATGCCACACGCCGTAATTTGACCGGGCAAATTACCGCCAAGCTCGAAGCCGCCGGCTTGCGGGTTGTCGCCTCCAAGCGCGTGTGGATGAGCCGCAAGGACGCGGAAGGCTTTTACGCCGTCCACCGTGAGCGCCCGTTCTTTGACGAGTTGGTTGACTTCATGTCTTCCGCGCCGACTATCGTTCAGGTTCTTGAAGGCGAAGACGCCATCGCCAAGAACCGCGAAGTCATGGGCGCGACAAACCCCGCCGAGGCAGACGATGGAACCATCCGTAAGGAGTTCGCCCTGTCAATCGGCGAGAATTCCGTCCATGGATCCGACGGACCGGATACCGCCAAGGAAGAGATTGCTTACTGGTTCTCTGAGTTGGAGATCGTCGGTTAA
- a CDS encoding glutathione S-transferase N-terminal domain-containing protein, translated as MRTLYELCGAEPDRLFSAYSWRVRLTLGLKGLAFENKPTPFTRIPKDLEGIHNRVPVLIDGARTIVESFDICAYLEEQYPETTSIFGGHGGIQNAALIDNLIVTGLYPTISRMIIKDIHDQLAPADQAYFRKSREARFGASLEDVQRGRDRERARLATFLKPYRRRLESADYLGGAQPLFADLALTASFCWAKATSTYDVLAGDELMESWFWRVIDACGQRSALKLA; from the coding sequence ATGAGAACCTTATACGAGTTATGTGGTGCGGAACCGGACAGACTGTTTTCGGCCTACTCGTGGCGGGTGCGGCTGACCCTTGGTTTGAAGGGGCTTGCGTTTGAAAATAAACCCACGCCCTTCACGCGAATACCCAAAGATCTGGAAGGCATCCACAACCGTGTCCCGGTGCTGATCGACGGCGCGCGAACGATCGTGGAGAGCTTTGATATCTGCGCCTATCTCGAAGAGCAGTATCCTGAAACTACAAGCATCTTTGGCGGACATGGTGGGATTCAGAACGCAGCCCTGATCGACAATCTGATAGTGACCGGGCTCTATCCCACGATCTCTCGGATGATCATCAAGGATATCCACGATCAGCTCGCGCCCGCCGATCAGGCGTACTTCAGAAAGAGCCGGGAGGCACGGTTCGGCGCATCGCTCGAAGACGTCCAGCGCGGTCGCGACAGGGAGCGGGCGCGACTGGCAACGTTTCTCAAGCCCTACCGCCGACGACTTGAAAGCGCAGACTATCTCGGTGGTGCCCAACCGCTGTTCGCAGACCTCGCACTGACAGCGTCTTTTTGCTGGGCCAAGGCGACATCAACCTATGATGTTTTAGCTGGCGACGAACTCATGGAAAGCTGGTTCTGGCGTGTCATTGACGCCTGTGGCCAAAGGTCTGCGTTGAAGCTTGCTTGA
- a CDS encoding ABC-F family ATP-binding cassette domain-containing protein, whose protein sequence is MLEISNVTYRLGDRLLFDGASAVIQKGSKVGFVGRNGAGKTTLFKLIREEVAPESGEIRLPPRTRHGGVDQEVPAGPDSLLDVVMAADGERSALLREAETATDGLRIAEIQTRLADIGAHSAEARAARILKGLGFSDDEQRRPCADFSGGWRMRVALAAVLFSAPDLLLLDEPTNYLDLEGALWLETYLARYPHTLIVISHDRDLLNSAVSQTLHLEQRRLQLYGGPFDTFDKQRRLQLAVESKAQAKQAAQRAHLQSFVDRFRAKATKARQAQSRLKVLSKMEPLAQRIDERVADFHFEGPLKVKSPPLISGIDLAVGYEPDKPILSGMTFRLDPDDRIALLGQNGNGKSTFAKLLAGRLKRQSGRLVHPAKMRVAFFTQHQLDDLNPQQSPIGAVRERMPHQPEARVRARAAQMGFDRLRMETPAGKLSGGERARLLLGLITFGGCDLLILDEPTNHLDMESREALIAALTAFEGAVIVISHDRHLIEATADQLWLIENGQLAVYDDDLSAYRRGILARVDGKAPIDKKARKAKQKARRRFERSESEASSQPPKRPNPATVRKHIREAEAKLASIRDQIKKIDAELSDPGLFAKNAERGAKLAALRAQGEAAQSRWESRWLELHEALDEAPDEAG, encoded by the coding sequence ATGCTTGAAATCTCAAATGTGACCTACCGGTTAGGCGATCGGCTGCTGTTCGACGGAGCGAGTGCCGTCATTCAAAAAGGCTCGAAGGTCGGTTTCGTTGGTCGAAATGGCGCGGGTAAGACCACGCTTTTCAAGCTCATTCGGGAGGAGGTTGCACCCGAAAGCGGAGAAATCCGATTGCCACCGCGTACCAGACATGGCGGCGTGGACCAGGAGGTTCCAGCCGGACCGGATAGCCTTCTCGACGTCGTCATGGCGGCCGACGGCGAGCGTAGTGCGCTCTTGAGGGAAGCGGAAACGGCAACCGACGGCCTGCGGATTGCAGAGATTCAAACGCGTTTGGCCGACATTGGCGCGCACTCGGCAGAAGCCCGCGCCGCCCGCATCCTGAAAGGTCTCGGCTTCAGCGATGACGAACAAAGGCGACCTTGCGCCGACTTTTCCGGCGGATGGCGTATGCGCGTTGCACTGGCTGCGGTCCTCTTCTCGGCGCCCGACCTTCTGTTGCTCGATGAACCGACCAACTACCTTGATCTCGAGGGCGCGCTTTGGCTCGAGACCTATCTTGCGCGTTATCCGCACACCCTCATTGTCATCAGCCATGACCGCGACCTGCTGAACAGCGCCGTCTCGCAAACGCTGCATCTCGAGCAACGGCGTTTGCAGCTCTATGGCGGCCCGTTTGACACATTCGATAAACAGCGCCGATTGCAGCTGGCGGTCGAGAGCAAGGCTCAGGCGAAACAGGCGGCACAGCGCGCACATCTTCAGAGTTTCGTTGATCGGTTCCGGGCAAAGGCCACCAAGGCACGCCAGGCTCAGTCACGCTTGAAGGTTCTGTCCAAGATGGAACCGCTCGCTCAACGTATCGATGAACGCGTCGCCGACTTCCACTTTGAGGGCCCACTGAAAGTGAAATCACCGCCGCTTATTTCCGGCATTGACCTCGCAGTCGGCTATGAACCCGATAAGCCGATCCTGTCGGGTATGACCTTCCGGCTTGATCCGGATGACCGGATCGCGCTGCTCGGCCAGAACGGAAATGGCAAATCGACGTTCGCGAAACTGTTGGCGGGCAGGCTGAAGCGCCAATCGGGGCGTCTGGTGCATCCCGCTAAAATGCGCGTCGCGTTCTTCACCCAGCACCAGCTTGATGATCTCAACCCGCAGCAATCACCCATTGGTGCCGTACGTGAACGGATGCCTCACCAACCCGAAGCGCGGGTCCGGGCAAGGGCGGCCCAAATGGGCTTTGATCGTCTGCGCATGGAAACGCCTGCGGGCAAGCTATCGGGCGGAGAACGTGCACGCCTTCTGCTGGGGCTTATTACCTTCGGGGGCTGCGATCTGCTGATCCTCGACGAGCCAACGAACCATCTTGATATGGAAAGCCGCGAGGCACTGATCGCTGCTCTGACTGCCTTTGAAGGCGCTGTGATCGTTATTTCCCATGATCGGCACCTGATCGAAGCGACCGCGGATCAGCTTTGGCTTATCGAAAACGGCCAATTGGCGGTCTACGACGACGATCTTTCGGCCTATAGGCGCGGCATACTCGCTCGTGTCGATGGTAAAGCACCGATCGACAAGAAGGCACGCAAAGCAAAGCAGAAGGCGCGCAGACGCTTCGAAAGATCCGAGAGCGAGGCGTCTTCCCAGCCGCCCAAGCGGCCTAACCCGGCAACGGTGCGGAAGCACATAAGGGAGGCCGAAGCAAAGCTCGCCTCGATCCGCGATCAGATCAAAAAAATCGACGCTGAGCTTTCGGACCCGGGGCTGTTTGCGAAGAACGCTGAGCGTGGTGCTAAGCTCGCAGCGCTTCGCGCGCAAGGAGAAGCCGCGCAGAGCCGCTGGGAAAGCCGCTGGTTGGAGTTGCATGAAGCGCTCGATGAGGCGCCCGACGAAGCTGGCTGA
- a CDS encoding YbjN domain-containing protein: MPKTQWIERRLPMRHSWDCHATWGSITMKKRAPNLSSKQYRASGRRVALVFPFCLALLGINGAALAQKGPAPAPAPERTETFVTNPGGSVGGLLFADIDDLVLLAAEKGAATVERDDDGARYVAAKMDGLNYVIDVYNCDPDCADLTLTASFTLDGITVERINEWNQTRRFRKAYIGSDGDAVIQFAINTRHGIKVETFRDDLVWWETVLPEYAEFIGFR; the protein is encoded by the coding sequence ATGCCCAAGACCCAATGGATTGAACGTCGTCTCCCGATGCGCCACAGTTGGGACTGCCATGCGACCTGGGGATCGATCACGATGAAGAAGCGCGCGCCGAATTTATCCAGCAAGCAGTATCGAGCCTCCGGGCGTCGCGTTGCGTTGGTCTTTCCCTTTTGTCTCGCCCTGTTAGGCATCAATGGTGCGGCGTTGGCTCAGAAAGGCCCCGCTCCGGCTCCCGCACCAGAACGAACGGAAACATTCGTTACCAACCCAGGCGGAAGCGTCGGTGGTCTGTTGTTCGCTGACATAGATGACCTCGTACTGCTCGCGGCCGAAAAGGGTGCTGCAACTGTTGAACGGGACGATGATGGCGCGCGGTATGTCGCCGCAAAAATGGACGGCCTGAACTACGTGATCGACGTTTACAATTGTGACCCGGACTGCGCAGACCTCACGCTGACTGCCTCATTCACACTTGATGGTATCACTGTCGAACGCATCAATGAATGGAACCAGACCCGACGGTTTAGAAAGGCTTATATCGGTTCTGATGGAGACGCGGTTATCCAATTCGCCATCAACACACGGCACGGCATCAAGGTCGAGACGTTTCGCGATGATTTGGTCTGGTGGGAAACTGTTTTGCCTGAGTATGCGGAGTTCATCGGTTTCCGCTAA
- a CDS encoding DNA polymerase III subunit chi produces the protein MTQIGFYHLTSTTLESALPTLLLKSLERRWRVVVQAADRDRLAELDTHLWTHSQAGFLPHGSSVGSDGHPDPNSERQPVWLTTEDDNPNRATVRFFVAGAFPDHETDFQAYERLVLMFNGQEQQEVEAARTCWRALKSSDGELIYWKQTPSGTWEKAGDT, from the coding sequence ATGACCCAGATCGGTTTTTACCATCTGACCTCGACGACGCTCGAGTCCGCTCTGCCCACTCTTCTGCTCAAGTCCCTTGAGCGGCGGTGGCGCGTTGTTGTTCAGGCAGCGGATCGAGACAGGCTGGCTGAACTTGACACCCATTTGTGGACCCACTCCCAAGCAGGCTTTCTTCCACATGGGAGTTCGGTCGGTTCCGATGGACATCCTGATCCGAATTCGGAGCGCCAGCCGGTCTGGCTGACAACCGAAGATGACAACCCAAACCGCGCAACCGTACGTTTTTTTGTCGCAGGGGCGTTCCCCGACCACGAAACCGACTTCCAAGCTTATGAACGGCTCGTCCTGATGTTTAACGGCCAAGAGCAGCAGGAGGTCGAGGCGGCGCGCACCTGTTGGCGCGCTCTAAAAAGTTCCGATGGCGAACTCATCTATTGGAAGCAAACCCCTTCCGGCACTTGGGAGAAAGCGGGCGATACTTAA
- a CDS encoding leucyl aminopeptidase, whose protein sequence is MPDIDEELVIILVADVEELAGSAAAIDAAGKGALKAALAAAKMKASWGSSKAFFALPGAPASHLIALSADAGKASGPEPHLHLGGKIASSVGKSPSAALLLDDLGAGEAAELLAGIKLGAYKFERYKSQAGQAASSDEAADDAAEEAESAPQAISITVYTKDKAELELAYAKAEAVAAGTILARDLVNEPANVLGPVEFAGVAEALRDLAVEVTVLDEEAMADLGMNALLGVALGSEKPARMAIMHWKGGADDEKPVAIVGKGVVFDTGGISIKPAGGMEAMKGDMGGAACVTGLMHALAARKAKANVVGVIGLVENMPDGKAQRPGDIVTSMSGKTIEVINTDAEGRLVLADALHYTRETFEPTVMIDLATLTGAILVALGQEYAGMFSNDDALAEQLHAAGNATGEKVWRMPLGPAYNKLIDSTFADMKNVGGRYAGSITAAEFLQRFVGDTPWAHLDIAGTAMSAPKSAINNSFGSGFGVRLLDRYIAEVHESASS, encoded by the coding sequence ATGCCGGACATCGATGAGGAGCTCGTCATTATATTGGTCGCGGATGTCGAAGAGCTGGCTGGAAGCGCCGCGGCAATAGACGCAGCGGGCAAGGGCGCACTCAAGGCCGCTCTTGCCGCGGCGAAGATGAAGGCAAGCTGGGGGTCTTCCAAAGCATTCTTCGCACTACCGGGTGCGCCTGCGTCGCACCTGATCGCGTTATCGGCGGACGCAGGGAAGGCGTCCGGCCCTGAACCCCATCTGCATCTCGGCGGAAAAATCGCGTCCAGCGTGGGTAAGTCACCTTCGGCTGCGCTTCTGCTTGATGATCTCGGAGCCGGAGAGGCAGCCGAGCTGCTGGCCGGCATAAAGCTCGGTGCCTACAAGTTCGAGCGTTACAAAAGCCAAGCCGGGCAAGCTGCTTCTAGCGATGAAGCAGCGGACGATGCAGCCGAGGAGGCTGAGAGCGCGCCGCAGGCGATCAGCATTACCGTGTACACCAAAGACAAAGCCGAGTTGGAGCTGGCCTATGCGAAGGCGGAAGCAGTTGCCGCTGGGACCATTCTCGCCCGTGACTTGGTCAATGAGCCCGCCAATGTCCTTGGCCCCGTCGAGTTCGCCGGCGTCGCAGAGGCGTTGCGCGATCTGGCTGTTGAAGTCACGGTTCTTGACGAAGAAGCGATGGCAGATCTCGGGATGAACGCCCTATTGGGCGTTGCACTGGGGTCCGAAAAGCCTGCGCGCATGGCGATCATGCATTGGAAGGGCGGAGCCGACGACGAAAAGCCCGTCGCAATCGTCGGCAAGGGCGTTGTCTTCGACACCGGTGGTATCTCGATCAAGCCAGCCGGTGGCATGGAGGCGATGAAAGGCGATATGGGCGGCGCTGCCTGCGTGACGGGGCTCATGCACGCTCTAGCTGCACGCAAGGCCAAGGCAAACGTCGTTGGCGTTATCGGGCTGGTGGAAAACATGCCTGACGGCAAAGCGCAGCGGCCCGGTGACATCGTTACCTCGATGTCGGGAAAGACAATCGAGGTCATCAACACCGACGCGGAAGGTCGTTTGGTGCTCGCCGATGCGCTGCACTACACGCGGGAAACCTTTGAGCCAACGGTCATGATCGATCTCGCGACGCTCACCGGCGCAATCTTGGTCGCCTTGGGACAGGAATATGCGGGAATGTTCTCAAACGATGACGCATTGGCCGAGCAGCTTCACGCAGCCGGCAACGCGACAGGAGAGAAGGTTTGGCGCATGCCGCTTGGACCGGCTTACAACAAGCTCATCGACAGCACCTTCGCCGATATGAAGAACGTTGGCGGTCGTTATGCCGGTTCGATAACAGCCGCAGAGTTCTTGCAGCGTTTTGTCGGCGATACGCCATGGGCGCACCTCGACATCGCGGGCACGGCGATGTCCGCGCCTAAGTCTGCGATCAACAATTCATTCGGTTCTGGCTTCGGTGTTCGGCTGCTTGATCGGTATATCGCCGAGGTACACGAAAGCGCCAGCAGCTGA